Proteins encoded together in one Lathyrus oleraceus cultivar Zhongwan6 chromosome 5, CAAS_Psat_ZW6_1.0, whole genome shotgun sequence window:
- the LOC127085009 gene encoding pentatricopeptide repeat-containing protein At1g09820: MHSSFEGPLSSSSESEDVSVTLASFCLSLLLSFCMLLAVESVAFEPFDSDPGCTDGVGMEEDVTGAPDSCNFFLIKSSADGELCTLEGLGAAASRPPVVIAGAFRRSTISNSFCISTISELLSKQHLSELKSHLRVTKPATFLDQLLNSGIDSDLVFRFFNWSQKEFRFSYDLEPTVKLLHSLANSKRYSKVRSFMDSFVKNRKHTVSSVFHSLLLGGGRSSATVLIIDMLVLAYVRNLEMHSAYEGFKRAQDYGFKLSLTSCNPLLSALVKENRIGDVEYVYKEMIKRRIRPNLNTFNVFVNGLCRGGKLNKAEDVFEDMKAWGVSPNVVTYNTLVDGYCKRGGAGKMYKAEAIMKEMVAEKICPNEVTFNTLIDGFCKDENVLAAEKAFEEMQKQGLKPNTVTYNSLINGLCNNGKLEEAVDLWDKMVGLGLKPNIVTYNALINGFCKKKMMKEAKKVFDDITEQELVPNAITFNTMIDAYCKEGMMEEGFALRSSMLDEEILPNVSTYNCLIGGLCRKRDLRTAKELLIEMENNGLKGDVVTYNILIDGSCKIGKPRNAEKLLNEMFNLGLKPNHVTYNTLMDGYCMEGNLKAALNVRARMEKERKQPNVVTYNVLIKGYCKIDKLEAANNLLNEMLEKGLNPNRNTYDIIRLEMLEKGFIPDIEGHLYNISSMS, translated from the coding sequence ATGCACTCCTCCTTCGAAGGCCCACTATCCTCATCTTCTGAATCCGAAGATGTATCAGTGACATTAGCATCTTTCTGTTTATCTTTACTATTATCATTTTGCATGCTCTTAGCTGTAGAGTCGGTTGCTTTTGAACCATTTGATTCAGATCCTGGTTGTACGGATGGTGTAGGAATGGAAGAGGATGTAACAGGTGCTCCTGATTCCTGCAACTTCTTCTTGATCAAATCCAGTGCCGATGGTGAGCTCTGTACACTAGAGGGTTTAGGAGCTGCAGCATCACGACCACCAGTAGTAATAGCGGGAGCATTCAGAAGATCAACAATCTCCAACTCATTCTGCATATCAACAATTTCGGAGCTGTTGAGTAAACAGCACTTGTCAGAGCTCAAATCTCATCTAAGAGTAACCAAACCTGCAACATTTCTAGATCAATTACTTAATTCCGGTATCGATTCAGACCTTGTTTTTAGATTCTTTAATTGGTCTCAGAAAGAGTTCAGATTTTCATATGATCTTGAACCAACTGTCAAACTTTTACATTCTCTAGCGAATTCGAAAAGGTACTCTAAAGTTAGGTCTTTTATGGATAGCTTTGTTAAAAACAGGAAACATACAGTTTCTTCTGTTTTTCACTCCCTTTTGTTAGGCGGAGGTCGATCCAGTGCTACTGTTCTGATAATCGATATGTTGGTGTTAGCGTATGTTAGAAATTTAGAGATGCATTCTGCTTATGAAGGGTTTAAGCGAGCTCAAGATTATGGATTTAAATTATCGCTGACTTCGTGTAATCCGTTGTTGAGTGCTTTGGTGAAGGAGAATAGAATTGGTGATGTGGAGTATGTGTATAAGGAGATGATAAAGAGAAGAATTCGACCAAACTTGAACACGTTTAATGTTTTCGTTAATGGTCTTTGTAGAGGTGGTAAGTTGAACAAGGCGGAGGATGTTTTTGAAGATATGAAGGCGTGGGGAGTTTCGCCGAATGTGGTTACTTATAATACTCTCGTTGATGGTTATTGCAAGAGGGGCGGTGCTGGAAAAATGTACAAAGCTGAAGCTATTATGAAGGAAATGGTTGCTGAGAAAATTTGTCCGAATGAAGTTACTTTTAATACTCTTATTGATGGATTTTGTAAGGATGAGAATGTATTGGCTGCAGAGAAGGCTTTTGAAGAGATGCAAAAGCAGGGATTGAAACCTAATACAGTTACTTATAACTCGCTCATAAACGGTTTATGTAATAACGGTAAGCTAGAAGAGGCGGTTGATTTGTGGGATAAGATGGTTGGTTTGGGTTTGAAGCCAAATATTGTAACTTATAATGCTCTTATAAATGGGTTTTGtaagaagaagatgatgaaggAAGCAAAAAAGGTTTTTGATGATATAACCGAGCAAGAGTTGGTTCCCAATGCTATAACATTCAATACTATGATTGATGCATACTGTAAGGAAGGGATGATGGAGGAAGGGTTTGCACTACGAAGTTCAATGCTAGACGAAGAGATTTTGCCGAATGTTTCAACTTATAACTGCTTAATTGGAGGCCTGTGCAGAAAACGGGATTTACGGACTGCAAAGGAGCTTCTAATTGAAATGGAGAACAATGGTTTAAAAGGCGACGTTGTGACATACAACATCTTGATAGATGGATCGTGCAAAATCGGCAAACCAAGAAATGCAGAAAAGTTACTTAATGAAATGTTCAACCTTGGTTTGAAACCTAATCATGTGACATATAATACTTTGATGGATGGTTATTGTATGGAGGGGAATCTTAAGGCAGCGTTGAACGTGAGGGCGCGTATGGAGAAAGAACGAAAGCAGCCGAATGTTGTTACTTATAATGTTTTGATTAAAGGGTATTGTAAAATTGACAAACTAGAGGCAGCAAATAATCTTCTTAATGAGATGTTGGAAAAGGGTTTGAATCCAAACCGTAATACATATGATATAATAAGATTGGAAATGTTGGAGAAAGGCTTTATTCCTGATATAGAAGGACACTTGTATAATATCTCTAGTATGTCTTAG
- the LOC127085010 gene encoding synaptotagmin-2, with the protein MILQQASPTFHFSLCPCNNNAFPSNFPLSKTMKKRFISNYYSYHKFRRKKWIIHSSSIRKQGSTNWNANSTTRGAKSFVLDNRVSNDELEEGKLQDSQVQLGSNFTTFQEDPIVDKLRTQLGVIHPIPSPPINGNIAGLFVFFFFVGVVFDKLWTFRKRRNKVSSSEDSFRGVWPQVPTSFSLFLEKDLQRKESVEWVNMVLGKLWKVYRGGLENWVIGLLQPVIDDLEKPDYVERVEIKQFSLGDEPLSVRNVERRTSRRVNDLQYQIGLRYTGGARMLLSLSLKFGIIPIVVPVGVRDFDIDGELWVKLRLIPTEPWVGAASWAFVSLPKIKFELSPFRLFNLMAIPVLSMFLTKLLTVDLPRLFVRPNKIVLDFQKGKAVGPVTVGPVADGVKDGEMQEGNMDSVGELSVTLVDARKLPYIFGKTDPYVILSLGDQIIRSKKNSQTTVIGPPGMPIWNQDFHMLVSNPKKQKLNIQVKDALGFADLSIGTGEVDLGSLQDTVPTDRIVVLQGGWGFRGKGSSGEILLRLTYKAYVEDEEDDKTGEDLIDIDASDDELSDTEEANVTDQKGVRDSMYQTDKESFMDVLAAIIVSEEFQGIVTSEAGFTKGSENGSNTASKVSKSPVANAESTPSSSDKSEGSGESALFWLAVITGMALLIAVNISGSSIFNP; encoded by the exons ATGATTCTTCAACAAGCTTCTCCCACTTTTCACTTCTCTCTTTGTCCCTGCAACAACAATGCTTTTCCTTCTAATTTTCCCCTTTCCAAAACCATGAAGAAACGCTTCATTTCAAATTATTACTCGTATCACAAATTCCGAAGAAAAAAATGGATTATTCACTCATCTTCCATTCGCAAACAAGGTTCTACTAATTGGAACGCCAATTCCACTACACGGGGTGCTAAAAGTTTCGTACTTGATAATAGGGTTTCGAATGATGAACTTGAAGAAGGTAAGTTGCAAGATTCACAAGTTCAATTGGGTTCAAACTTCACTACTTTTCAAGAGGATCCGATTGTGGATAAGCTTAGAACTCAATTGGGTGTGATTCACCCGATTCCGTCGCCTCCTATAAATGGAAACATTGCTggtttgtttgtgttttttttctttgTTGGTGTTGTTTTTGATAAATTGTGGACTTTTAGGAAAAGGAGAAACAAAGTTAGTAGTAGTGAAGATAGTTTTCGTGGTGTGTGGCCTCAAGTGCCTACTagtttttctttgtttttggAAAAGGATTTGCAGAGGAAAGAGTCGGTTGAATGGGTGAACATGGTATTAGGGAAGTTGTGGAAGGTTTATAGAGGTGGACTTGAAAATTGGGTTATTGGGTTGCTTCAACCTGTTATTGATGATTTAGAGAAGCCTGATTATGTTGAAAGAGTTGAGATTAAGCAATTTTCATTAGGCGATGAACCTTTATCCGTTAGGAATGTTGAGCGCAGGACTTCTCGCCGTGTCAATGATTTACA GTACCAGATAGGCCTTAGGTATACTGGAGGTGCCCGCATGCTTTTAAGTCTTTCTCTTAAATTTGGCATTATTCCAATTGTTGTACCTGTTGGTGTTCGAGATTTTGACATTGACGGTGAACTTTGGGTAAAATTGCGACTAATACCAACAGAACCTTGGGTCGGTGCTGCTTCATGGGCTTTTGTTTCACTTCCAAAGATCAAATTTGAGTTGTCTCCATTCCGCTTGTTCAATTTAATGG CAATTCCAGTTCTCTCAAT GTTTttgaccaaacttcttacagtAGATTTACCTAGACTATTTGTACGGCCAAACAAAATTGTTTTGGACTTCCAGAAGGGAAAAGCTGTTGGTCCTGTCACTGTTGGTCCCGTCGCTGATGGTGTTAAAGATGGAGAAATGCAAGAAGGAAACATGGATTCTGTTGGTGAACTATCCGTCACTCTTGTGGATGCTAGAAAGCTTCCTTATATTTTTG GCAAGACAGATCCTTATGTTATTCTTAGCCTTGGAGATCAAATCATACGCAGCAAAAAGAACAGTCAAACTACTGTCATTGGCCCCCCTGGAATGCCAATTTGGAATCAG GATTTCCATATGCTTGTTTCCAACCCTAAAAAGCAGAAGTTGAATATCCAAGTAAAGGACGCATTGGGATTTGCAGATTTGAGTATAGGTACAGGAGAG GTTGATTTGGGATCTCTTCAAGACACAGTACCAACAGACAGAATTGTGGTCTTACAAGGGGGTTGGGGTTTTAGAGGAAAGGGCTCATCTGGGGAGATATTGCTTAGGCTAACATATAAAGCCTATGTGGAAGACGAGGAAGATGACAAGACCGGGGAGGATTTGATTGATATAGATGCTTCAGATGACGAGTTGTCTGATACAGAAGAAGCAAATGTCACTGATCAAAAGGGTGTAAGAGATTCTATGTACCAAACAGATAAAGAATCATTTATGGATGTTTTGGCTGCAATCATTGTTAGCGAAGAATTTCAAGGGATAGTAACATCTGAAGCTGGGTTTACCAAAGGTTCGGAAAATGGCTCAAATACAGCATCTAAAGTATCAAAATCTCCTGTTGCCAATGCGGAATCAACTCCTTCTAGTTCTGATAAATCTGAAGGTTCTGGAG AGTCAGCCTTATTTTGGCTTGCTGTGATTACCGGCATGGCACTACTAATTGCTGTCAATATCAGTGGTTCAAGTATCTTCAATCCTTGA